One Peromyscus leucopus breed LL Stock chromosome 4, UCI_PerLeu_2.1, whole genome shotgun sequence genomic region harbors:
- the LOC114686030 gene encoding olfactory receptor 1361-like: MATKNRTEVTEFVLLGLSSRPEMQPVIFGVVLVMYLMAVMGNTLLVLVACSDPKLQTPMYFLLSQLSLIDISLTTITVPQMLMHILSVDRSISYYLCIVQLFFFMAVGSMEVYLLAAMAYDCYVAICDPLRYSARYSAIVSHSLCLRITLTSWVVVSLNSLLYSVLVTRLTFCGNQVTHFFCDITPLLKLSCTRPLVNEMLIFTEGVAVVVSPFFIWGSYVGIGVAIAHMHSIAALSKALSTCGSHVLVVLIFFGSLAKMYFKPSISYDLDQDCQVAIFYSLVTPMLNPLIYSLRNEDVKGAL; this comes from the exons ATGGCCACTAAAAACAGGACAGAAGTGACTGAATTTGTGTTGTTGGGCTTGTCCAGCAGGCCAGAGATGCAGCCAGTTATTTTTGGAGTTGTCCTTGTCATGTACCTGATGGCAGTTATGGGCAATACCCTACTAGTACTTGTTGCTTGCTCAGACCCCAAGCTTCAGACCCCCATGTACTtcctgctcagccagctttccttGATTGACATATCTCTAACAACCATCACAGTTCCTCAGATGCTCATGCACATACTGTCTGTGGATAGAAGCATTTCCTATTACCTCTGTATAGTACAGCTGTTCTTCTTTATGGCAGTGGGCAGCATGGAAGTTTACTTGCTGGCTGCCATGGCATATGACTGCTATGTTGCTATCTGTGACCCTTTAAGATACTCTGccag ATACTCTGCCATTGTCAGCCATAGCCTCTGTCTGAGAATAACATTGACCTCATGGGTGGTTGTCAGCCTTAACAGTCTCCTGTACAGTGTGCTGGTCACTCGTTTAACCTTCTGTGGCAACCAGGTCACTCACTTCTTCTGTGACATCACTCCTCTGCTGAAGCTCTCCTGCACTCGACCATTGGTCAATGAAATGTTAATCTTCACTGAGGGTGTAGCTGTAGTGGTCAGCCCCTTCTTCATTTGGGGTTCCTATGTCGGCATAGGTGTTGCTATAGCCCACATGCATTCAATTGCTGCCCTGAGCAAAGCTCTGTCCACTTGTGGCTCTCATGTCCTGGTTGTGCTGATCTTCTTTGGCTCTTTGGCTAAAATGTACTTTAAGCCATCAATCAGCTATGACTTAGACCAGGATTGCCAGGTTGCTATCTTCTACTCACTTGTCACCCCTATGTTAAATCCACTAATCTACAGCCTCAGGAATGAGGATGTTAAAGGAGCATTATAG